From the genome of Sphingobacteriales bacterium, one region includes:
- a CDS encoding T9SS type A sorting domain-containing protein: MKKTLLILCAMFVSASLMAQTEYLRIVYDASKGKGGTDGQELTDGGLAAAGPNKVYMHSGAANWSKQPAEQSWGVDNGVGEMTNTEDDLWVIEIHWGNYYGMNPQAPAEMNKIGMVFRNEDGTLKGADNDGQDVFLAGLGSPAPYAENKSGTLFDGVTAEWIEGFTGINEFSSTHSLQAVPTAISSTAQITYTADNENIALKVYNMNGQLVDVIEQGFRAAGEYTVTWTPALPAGRYIYVLEGAKGARTEKFVIVH; encoded by the coding sequence ATGAAAAAAACTTTACTTATTCTTTGCGCTATGTTCGTAAGCGCAAGCCTGATGGCTCAAACTGAGTATTTGCGTATTGTGTATGATGCCAGCAAAGGCAAAGGCGGTACTGACGGTCAGGAACTGACTGATGGCGGCTTGGCTGCCGCAGGTCCCAACAAAGTATATATGCACTCCGGCGCAGCTAATTGGAGTAAGCAGCCTGCCGAACAAAGTTGGGGAGTGGATAACGGTGTAGGTGAAATGACCAACACCGAAGATGATTTGTGGGTAATCGAAATTCATTGGGGTAATTACTATGGTATGAACCCCCAAGCACCCGCCGAAATGAACAAAATCGGTATGGTATTCCGCAACGAAGACGGTACTTTGAAAGGAGCTGACAATGATGGTCAGGATGTTTTCTTAGCGGGTTTAGGTTCACCTGCTCCTTATGCCGAAAATAAATCAGGAACTTTGTTTGACGGCGTAACTGCTGAATGGATTGAGGGCTTTACCGGTATCAACGAGTTTAGCAGCACACACAGCCTCCAAGCCGTGCCTACTGCTATCAGCAGCACTGCCCAAATTACTTACACTGCCGACAACGAAAACATCGCTTTGAAAGTATATAATATGAACGGTCAGTTGGTAGATGTAATTGAGCAGGGTTTCCGCGCTGCCGGCGAATACACTGTTACCTGGACTCCTGCTTTGCCTGCCGGTCGGTACATTTATGTATTGGAAGGTGCGAAAGGTGCGCGTACCGAAAAATTTGTGATTGTTCATTAA
- a CDS encoding TatD family hydrolase yields MVQQYTTYHHLYLDAHTHRLPETDGDAFRWCALSLQQTAVLSVPDLQGAFCVGLHPWYIKNELLEQQLHQLSHLLAHHRVWAVGECGLDRLCATPWNLQLQAFEAQIRLSEQHRKPLVIHCVRAFDTLLQFKKTLRPRQKWLIHGFNKKEIIAQQLLQAGFFLSLGAAALLPSMPAHRLAATLPLEYIFLESDDNTELSIKNLYQTVSQIRNISPEILRAAIWDNFETLLKN; encoded by the coding sequence ATGGTGCAGCAATACACAACTTATCATCATCTTTATTTAGATGCCCACACACACCGACTACCCGAAACTGACGGTGATGCTTTTCGTTGGTGCGCCTTGTCATTGCAGCAAACAGCGGTGCTTTCTGTGCCGGATTTGCAAGGAGCTTTTTGTGTGGGTCTGCACCCTTGGTATATAAAAAATGAGTTATTGGAGCAGCAACTTCATCAACTTTCTCACCTGCTCGCCCACCATCGTGTGTGGGCAGTGGGCGAATGTGGGCTTGACCGTTTATGTGCTACGCCATGGAATTTGCAGCTACAAGCATTTGAGGCACAGATTCGGCTTTCGGAGCAGCACCGCAAGCCTTTGGTAATACATTGTGTAAGGGCTTTTGATACGCTTTTACAATTTAAAAAAACACTGCGCCCCCGCCAAAAGTGGCTCATTCACGGATTTAATAAAAAAGAAATCATTGCACAGCAACTCCTGCAAGCGGGATTTTTTTTGTCGTTGGGTGCTGCTGCTTTATTGCCATCAATGCCTGCTCATCGCTTGGCTGCCACCCTGCCTCTGGAATACATTTTTTTAGAAAGTGATGACAATACCGAACTTAGCATCAAAAATCTGTATCAAACAGTATCGCAAATACGCAACATTTCACCCGAAATATTAAGAGCCGCTATTTGGGATAATTTTGAAACATTATTAAAAAACTAA
- a CDS encoding type II toxin-antitoxin system HicB family antitoxin, whose product MYTYKIRLHKETEGGFTVSVPALPGCITYGEDVDEAIAMAKEAIELYIEELQERGEAIPDDSNTLEYSLNLEVV is encoded by the coding sequence ATGTACACATACAAAATTCGTTTACACAAAGAAACCGAAGGTGGTTTTACTGTTTCTGTTCCCGCATTACCTGGCTGTATTACCTATGGCGAAGATGTGGACGAAGCTATTGCAATGGCGAAAGAAGCTATTGAACTGTATATTGAAGAATTGCAGGAAAGAGGCGAGGCAATACCCGATGACAGCAATACTTTGGAATACTCTCTAAACCTTGAAGTGGTATGA
- a CDS encoding T9SS type A sorting domain-containing protein encodes MKKNFAIAYCLLLLLLGHQTTKAQVSMGGQPLALKETHYAERIPVEQMPTLNMEAIQAEDAAEEGKDIPPRFGYPIDVQLDLNNSGIWIDLPNGARLWQLQIESEGALTLNLNYGKFFMPAGAKFFIYNPDTKEILGAFTSYNNKSHGTFATGFTKGSRAVLEYYEPATQKGKGIISISQVIHGYKSIISMVKAFGSSGSCNNNVVCPLSAGWENQIKGVAMLLTSGNSRFCSGSLINTTAQNCKPYLLTADHCVGETAGQTANYIFMFNYNSPTCSPSADGPTNQTVQGATLRAVAATSDFALFELDDNPADFYDVYFNGWSHSSTPSPSAVGIHHPAGDVKKFSVENDPLTQIDWGNVTGVSHWKVNDWDSGTTEGGSSGSPLFNNNMQIIGQLHGGGAACGNNLEDQYGALWYSWDQIGTGSTTQLKPWLDPINSGATAIAGTYDICAPPAADDAGISSIIEPTAQVCSATITPQITLMNYGSNTLTSVTINYSLNGSNYTYNWTGSLAANTSTTLSLPSLNTPAGTHTFTASTSNPNGTTDPNTGNDMSSITFSSTGGSLCYCASQGNSVVDEWIQSVQIGAFSNNSGNNGGYEDFTVQTVSLAVGSNSVTLIPGFTATAYNEYWRIWIDLNQDGDFADAGELTFDAGAVSNTTVTGTMVLSAAISGTTRMRVSMKYNAAPTPCEAFAYGEVEDYTVIIGDCTTPDTDGDGICDAADLCPGFDDNADADGDGIPDGCDTCNACPCTSQGNSTADEWIESVQIGSLANVSGNNQGYADFSTLDTLDVETGITYAFTLTPGFTSTLYNEYWKIWIDYNQNGSFEDSGELVYDAGSAVNTAVSGTFVVPAGTTSGYTWLRVSMKYNAASTSCEAFTWGEVEDYIVHIITPTACQDIVSISGTFASGSNALYEANIEISATQTIQSGAAQELRAGNRVLLIPQFAAESGSDVWVHIEGCTPPAILKPESDETTQSILEQFNKVQNTDIISKVQPLQIQMQPNPANDFTQLSFSAPHDTQILVEIYDMQAMNVVRLHYDNITAQQSYNLQINTNDLPSGMYLVKVSDMRGTQQTLKLVVQ; translated from the coding sequence ATGAAAAAAAATTTTGCAATCGCGTATTGCTTATTATTACTGTTGTTGGGGCATCAAACAACAAAAGCACAGGTAAGTATGGGGGGGCAACCCTTGGCTCTGAAAGAAACTCATTATGCCGAACGTATCCCTGTGGAGCAGATGCCCACACTCAATATGGAAGCCATACAGGCCGAAGATGCAGCCGAAGAGGGCAAAGACATACCACCGCGCTTTGGCTATCCGATAGATGTGCAGTTGGATTTGAATAATAGCGGTATCTGGATAGATTTGCCTAACGGCGCAAGATTGTGGCAATTACAAATAGAATCGGAGGGGGCACTTACATTGAACCTCAACTACGGTAAATTTTTTATGCCTGCCGGTGCTAAATTTTTTATCTATAATCCCGACACAAAAGAAATATTAGGCGCATTCACTTCTTATAATAACAAATCGCACGGCACTTTTGCTACGGGTTTTACGAAGGGCAGTCGTGCAGTGTTGGAGTATTATGAGCCTGCTACGCAAAAAGGAAAAGGTATTATCAGCATTTCGCAAGTAATACACGGTTACAAATCTATTATTTCTATGGTAAAAGCCTTCGGCAGTTCGGGTTCGTGCAACAACAATGTGGTATGTCCGCTGAGTGCCGGTTGGGAAAACCAAATTAAAGGCGTAGCCATGTTGCTTACTTCCGGCAATTCGCGCTTTTGCAGTGGCTCGCTCATCAATACCACCGCCCAAAATTGTAAGCCGTATCTCCTCACTGCCGACCACTGTGTAGGTGAAACAGCAGGACAAACGGCTAACTATATTTTTATGTTCAACTACAACAGCCCCACTTGCAGCCCTTCGGCAGATGGACCGACCAACCAAACGGTGCAAGGTGCAACTTTGAGGGCGGTAGCAGCTACTTCTGATTTTGCTTTGTTTGAGTTAGATGATAATCCCGCAGATTTTTATGATGTATATTTTAATGGTTGGAGTCATTCTTCTACGCCTTCGCCTTCGGCAGTGGGTATTCATCACCCCGCCGGCGATGTGAAAAAATTCAGTGTAGAAAACGACCCGCTTACTCAAATAGATTGGGGCAATGTAACCGGAGTATCGCATTGGAAAGTAAATGATTGGGATAGCGGTACTACCGAGGGCGGTTCTTCCGGTTCGCCTTTATTTAATAATAATATGCAAATTATTGGTCAATTACACGGTGGCGGTGCAGCCTGCGGTAATAATTTGGAAGACCAATATGGTGCGCTGTGGTATTCGTGGGATCAAATAGGTACCGGTTCCACTACACAGCTCAAACCTTGGCTTGACCCCATCAACAGTGGTGCTACTGCTATTGCCGGTACTTATGACATTTGCGCGCCGCCTGCCGCCGATGATGCGGGTATCAGTAGCATCATTGAGCCTACTGCCCAAGTTTGCAGTGCTACCATCACTCCTCAAATTACTTTGATGAACTATGGCAGCAATACACTCACCTCTGTTACTATCAATTATAGTTTGAATGGTAGCAATTATACCTATAACTGGACAGGCTCATTGGCAGCAAATACCTCTACAACGTTATCTTTACCCTCACTGAACACACCGGCAGGCACACATACTTTTACGGCTTCTACCTCCAATCCGAATGGCACTACCGACCCCAATACCGGAAATGATATGTCCAGCATCACATTTTCTTCTACGGGTGGCAGCCTTTGCTACTGTGCATCGCAGGGCAATAGTGTTGTTGATGAATGGATACAAAGTGTACAAATCGGTGCTTTTAGCAATAACTCCGGCAACAATGGTGGCTATGAAGATTTTACGGTGCAAACTGTTAGTTTGGCAGTAGGCAGTAATAGCGTTACACTCATACCCGGATTCACGGCGACTGCATATAATGAATACTGGAGAATATGGATTGATTTGAACCAAGACGGAGATTTTGCTGATGCGGGAGAATTAACTTTTGATGCAGGAGCAGTATCTAATACAACCGTTACCGGAACAATGGTGTTGAGCGCAGCCATTAGCGGCACTACGCGTATGCGAGTATCCATGAAATACAATGCTGCACCTACTCCTTGCGAAGCATTTGCTTATGGTGAGGTAGAAGATTATACTGTTATTATAGGTGATTGCACTACTCCCGATACTGATGGCGATGGTATATGTGATGCCGCCGACCTTTGTCCGGGCTTTGATGATAATGCCGATGCAGACGGCGATGGTATTCCCGACGGTTGCGATACTTGCAACGCTTGTCCTTGTACTTCACAAGGTAACAGCACCGCCGATGAATGGATTGAAAGCGTACAAATCGGTTCGCTGGCCAATGTATCCGGCAACAATCAGGGCTATGCCGATTTTTCTACCTTAGATACTCTTGATGTAGAAACAGGCATTACTTACGCCTTTACACTCACACCCGGTTTCACCAGTACCCTTTATAACGAATACTGGAAAATATGGATTGATTATAACCAAAATGGAAGTTTTGAAGATAGCGGCGAATTGGTATATGATGCCGGAAGTGCAGTAAATACTGCTGTAAGCGGTACTTTTGTAGTGCCTGCCGGAACAACAAGCGGCTACACTTGGCTGCGTGTATCTATGAAATATAACGCCGCTTCTACTTCTTGCGAAGCGTTTACTTGGGGCGAGGTGGAAGATTATATCGTACATATCATCACCCCCACTGCTTGTCAGGATATTGTCAGCATCAGCGGCACATTTGCAAGTGGCTCTAATGCCCTGTATGAAGCCAATATAGAAATCTCTGCTACGCAAACGATACAAAGCGGGGCTGCTCAGGAGTTAAGAGCAGGCAACAGAGTATTGCTCATACCTCAATTTGCAGCCGAAAGCGGCAGCGATGTATGGGTACATATCGAAGGTTGTACGCCGCCGGCAATATTAAAACCGGAAAGCGACGAAACCACACAGAGTATTTTGGAGCAGTTCAATAAAGTACAAAACACTGATATTATATCCAAAGTGCAACCTTTACAAATACAAATGCAGCCCAATCCGGCTAATGATTTCACACAACTTTCTTTCAGTGCCCCGCACGACACACAAATATTGGTAGAAATATACGATATGCAAGCAATGAATGTAGTGCGTTTGCATTATGATAATATTACAGCGCAACAATCTTACAACTTACAAATCAATACGAATGATTTGCCGAGCGGTATGTATTTAGTGAAAGTAAGCGATATGCGAGGTACGCAACAAACCTTAAAATTAGTAGTGCAATAG